One Prevotella melaninogenica DNA window includes the following coding sequences:
- a CDS encoding transposase: protein MKIQKISDITPTLPFTEFDFLQSYRESFAQSELGRIHSQLPLKELAAEYTNLSHKSKRGKKPLFSGEGEIALMFLKSYTGLSDDGLIEMLNGSIHMQMFCGVLIDPSCPIKDGKIVSAIRNRLGQFLDIDSFQGILYAKWKDNLKDKDLCLTDATCYESYLRFPTDIKLLWECCYWLHTLLVSECKHLSERIPRSKYNNIDKARLAYAKQRKHTASSTRKLRRRLLRLLSKLLSQWNRLRKQYSPCICLSAEQEKRLSAVREVCLQQSELFSGKEVKHRIVSIDRPYLRPIVRGKENKRVEFGAKVNNIQIDGISFIEHHSFEAFNEGVRLKLCIEYQESLTGIKVKRVGADSIYANNANRTMCTEKGITTCFTRKGPRPKEEAECLKTARKIIGNLRATVMEGSFGNQKQHYSLGRIKARNMFSERLLLFFGIHTANAAILAAREMARRVKKAA from the coding sequence GTGAAGATACAAAAAATTTCTGATATAACACCAACTTTGCCCTTTACAGAGTTCGATTTTTTACAGAGCTATCGTGAAAGCTTTGCACAAAGCGAACTTGGACGCATTCATTCCCAGCTCCCACTAAAGGAGTTGGCAGCAGAGTATACGAACCTTAGCCATAAGAGCAAGCGAGGCAAAAAGCCTCTTTTCTCGGGTGAAGGAGAAATAGCCCTAATGTTCCTTAAGTCATACACAGGTCTGTCTGACGATGGTCTGATAGAAATGCTTAACGGAAGCATCCACATGCAGATGTTCTGTGGTGTTCTGATAGACCCCTCCTGTCCCATCAAGGATGGAAAGATTGTAAGTGCCATACGCAATCGTCTTGGTCAGTTTCTTGACATAGACAGCTTTCAGGGCATATTGTATGCCAAATGGAAAGACAACCTTAAAGACAAAGACCTGTGCTTGACGGATGCAACCTGTTACGAGAGCTACCTGCGTTTTCCTACGGATATCAAGCTGCTCTGGGAGTGTTGTTATTGGCTTCACACTCTGCTGGTCTCCGAGTGTAAACACCTCTCAGAGCGTATTCCGAGAAGCAAGTATAATAATATTGACAAGGCCAGGCTTGCATACGCTAAGCAGCGCAAGCACACAGCCTCGTCCACGCGCAAGCTCAGGAGAAGACTCCTGAGGCTTCTGTCCAAACTCCTGTCCCAATGGAATCGTCTGCGTAAACAGTACAGTCCTTGCATCTGTCTGTCGGCAGAACAAGAAAAGCGGCTGTCCGCTGTGCGTGAGGTATGCCTCCAACAGTCAGAACTATTCTCCGGCAAGGAAGTCAAGCACCGTATCGTCAGCATCGACCGCCCCTACCTCCGTCCTATTGTCAGAGGCAAGGAAAACAAGCGTGTAGAGTTTGGGGCAAAGGTCAACAACATACAGATAGACGGCATATCATTCATAGAGCACCACAGCTTTGAGGCATTCAACGAGGGTGTCCGTCTTAAGCTATGTATAGAATATCAAGAATCTTTGACGGGAATCAAAGTCAAGCGTGTAGGTGCCGATTCCATATACGCCAACAATGCCAACCGCACTATGTGTACAGAAAAAGGCATAACGACCTGTTTCACTAGAAAAGGTCCAAGACCCAAAGAAGAAGCTGAATGTCTCAAGACAGCGAGAAAGATTATTGGAAACCTCAGAGCTACGGTAATGGAGGGTAGCTTTGGAAATCAAAAGCAACACTATAGCCTTGGACGCATCAAGGCACGCAATATGTTTAGCGAGAGGCTACTACTCTTCTTCGGAATCCATACAGCAAATGCTGCCATTCTTGCCGCAAGGGAGATGGCTCGGAGGGTGAAGAAGGCTGCCTAA
- the galK gene encoding galactokinase produces the protein MDIEFVRSRFIKHFDGQTGNIYFSPGRINLIGEHTDYNGGFVFPGAVDKGIMAEVRPNGTNTVMCYSIDLKDRVEFKVDDPEGPRATWARFIYGMVQEFKALGVDVKGFNIAFAGDVPLGAGMSSSAAMESCFGCALNDLFADNKISKWDIALAGQATEHKYIGVNCGIMDQFASVFGQEGKLMRLDCRSREFEYFPFNPQGYKLVLVNSKVKHELVGSPYNDRRRSCENVVAAIAKQFPEKKYETLRDANWDELEAVKDKVSAEDYQRAHFVLGEKERVLAVCDALVAGDYETVGQKMYETHHGLSKEYEVSCEELDFLNDVAKENGVTGSRIMGGGFGGCTINLVKDELYDKFIADATEKFIAKYGHAPEVYPVVISEGSHKVC, from the coding sequence ATGGACATAGAATTCGTAAGAAGCCGTTTTATTAAGCATTTCGACGGCCAGACTGGAAACATTTATTTCTCACCAGGACGTATTAACCTTATTGGCGAACACACTGATTATAATGGTGGTTTCGTATTCCCAGGTGCAGTAGACAAGGGCATTATGGCAGAGGTTCGTCCTAATGGTACAAACACTGTTATGTGCTACTCTATCGACCTCAAGGACCGTGTAGAGTTCAAAGTTGACGACCCAGAGGGTCCACGCGCTACATGGGCACGCTTCATTTATGGTATGGTACAGGAGTTCAAGGCACTTGGTGTTGACGTAAAGGGTTTCAACATTGCCTTTGCTGGTGACGTTCCTCTCGGTGCAGGTATGAGTTCATCTGCTGCTATGGAGAGCTGTTTCGGATGCGCATTGAACGACTTGTTTGCTGATAATAAGATATCAAAGTGGGACATCGCACTCGCTGGTCAGGCTACAGAACACAAGTATATCGGTGTGAACTGTGGTATCATGGACCAGTTTGCAAGCGTCTTCGGTCAGGAAGGTAAGCTGATGCGCCTTGACTGCCGCAGCCGTGAATTCGAGTATTTCCCATTCAATCCACAGGGTTATAAGCTCGTTCTTGTCAACTCAAAGGTTAAGCACGAACTTGTTGGTAGCCCATATAACGATCGTCGCAGAAGCTGTGAGAACGTTGTTGCAGCTATTGCTAAGCAGTTCCCAGAGAAGAAGTATGAGACATTGCGTGATGCTAACTGGGACGAGTTAGAGGCTGTTAAGGACAAGGTAAGTGCTGAGGATTACCAGCGTGCACATTTCGTTCTCGGTGAGAAGGAGCGCGTACTCGCTGTTTGTGACGCACTTGTTGCTGGTGACTATGAGACAGTAGGTCAAAAGATGTATGAAACACATCACGGACTTAGCAAGGAATATGAGGTAAGCTGCGAAGAACTCGACTTCCTCAACGATGTTGCTAAGGAGAATGGCGTAACTGGTTCCCGCATCATGGGTGGTGGCTTCGGTGGTTGTACCATCAACCTCGTTAAGGATGAGTTATATGACAAGTTCATTGCTGATGCAACAGAGAAGTTCATAGCCAAGTATGGTCATGCCCCAGAAGTCTATCCAGTGGTTATCAGTGAAGGTTCTCACAAGGTCTGTTAA
- a CDS encoding aldose epimerase family protein, giving the protein MVNTEETHYACGLKKEDFQTTISGKKTDLYVLRNAKGNEVAVTNYGGAIVAIMVPDKEGKLANVIQGHDNIQEVIASPEPYLSTLIGRYGNRIAKGRFQLNGKEYKLAINNGPNSLHGGKEGFNAKVWDAVQVNDHAVVLKYISSYGEEGYTGEVEVWVAYSFSDNDELIIKYSAKTNKKTIINLTSHGFFSLAGIANPTPTIDDLECQINADFYLPIDETSIPTGEILKVAGTPFDFREPKPVGQDIDANNEQIKNGAGYDHCFVLNKKEEGELSFAARIKEPKSGRTMEVYTTEPGVQVYTHNWADGYKGQHGATFPRRSAICFEAQHFPDSPNHPYFPSVILEPCKEYTQRTIYKFGVEK; this is encoded by the coding sequence ATGGTAAATACCGAAGAGACACACTACGCGTGTGGACTGAAAAAAGAAGACTTCCAGACGACAATAAGCGGTAAGAAAACCGATCTTTATGTACTCAGAAATGCCAAGGGCAATGAGGTTGCAGTCACTAATTACGGTGGTGCGATTGTTGCTATTATGGTTCCTGACAAAGAAGGTAAATTAGCAAATGTCATTCAAGGACATGACAATATACAAGAGGTTATCGCCTCACCAGAGCCTTATCTTTCAACACTTATTGGCCGTTATGGCAACCGTATTGCTAAAGGTCGTTTCCAGTTGAACGGAAAGGAGTATAAACTTGCTATTAATAATGGTCCTAACTCTCTGCATGGAGGTAAGGAAGGCTTTAATGCAAAGGTATGGGATGCAGTACAAGTTAACGACCACGCCGTTGTTTTGAAGTACATTTCTTCTTATGGAGAGGAAGGCTATACAGGCGAAGTTGAAGTCTGGGTAGCCTATTCATTCTCTGATAACGACGAACTCATTATCAAGTATTCTGCAAAGACAAACAAGAAGACGATTATCAATCTTACCAGTCATGGATTCTTCTCTTTGGCAGGTATTGCTAATCCTACACCAACAATTGACGACTTAGAATGCCAGATAAACGCAGACTTCTATCTTCCTATTGACGAAACATCCATCCCAACAGGTGAGATTTTGAAGGTAGCTGGTACTCCATTCGACTTCCGTGAACCAAAGCCAGTAGGTCAGGACATCGATGCTAACAACGAACAGATTAAGAATGGCGCAGGTTACGACCACTGTTTCGTACTGAATAAGAAGGAAGAAGGCGAGCTATCATTTGCTGCACGCATCAAAGAACCAAAGAGTGGCAGAACAATGGAAGTGTATACAACAGAGCCAGGTGTTCAAGTATATACCCATAACTGGGCTGACGGCTATAAAGGACAGCATGGTGCAACCTTCCCACGTCGCAGTGCTATCTGCTTTGAAGCACAGCACTTCCCAGACAGTCCAAACCATCCTTATTTCCCTTCAGTCATCTTAGAGCCATGTAAGGAGTACACACAGAGAACGATCTATAAGTTCGGTGTAGAGAAATAA
- a CDS encoding NUDIX hydrolase yields MNKYYKGEPKLLVSVDCIVLGFENKKLQLLVGKRKVEPYSGKLSLYGGFVRENESLKEAANRVLFQCTGINDIYMRQVGAFGETDRDPGDRVISIAYCALINVSDYDHKLLEENDLQWVDINNLPELYGDHIEMVHIALSQLRKLINKDPLGFNLLPELFTLTQLQNVHEAIMGVEIDKRNFRKRIKQIDFIEKTKYIDKITSKRGAALYRINKQAYSDASL; encoded by the coding sequence ATGAATAAATACTACAAAGGTGAACCCAAACTATTAGTTTCGGTCGACTGCATCGTACTCGGGTTCGAAAACAAGAAGCTACAGTTACTCGTTGGTAAGCGTAAGGTTGAACCGTACAGCGGAAAACTATCTCTCTACGGCGGATTCGTTAGAGAAAACGAGAGCTTGAAAGAGGCTGCCAACAGAGTTCTTTTCCAATGCACGGGCATCAATGACATCTATATGCGACAGGTAGGAGCCTTCGGTGAAACCGACCGTGACCCTGGTGATCGCGTTATCTCAATCGCTTATTGTGCACTCATCAATGTGTCTGACTACGACCATAAGCTATTGGAAGAGAACGACCTACAGTGGGTTGACATAAACAATTTACCAGAGCTATATGGTGACCACATCGAAATGGTACACATAGCATTGAGCCAACTCCGCAAACTCATCAATAAAGACCCACTCGGCTTCAATCTTCTCCCAGAACTCTTCACGCTCACACAGCTTCAGAATGTTCACGAAGCGATTATGGGTGTTGAGATTGACAAACGCAACTTCCGTAAGCGTATCAAGCAAATCGACTTCATTGAGAAGACAAAGTATATTGATAAGATAACCAGTAAGCGTGGTGCAGCATTGTATCGCATCAACAAACAAGCCTATTCAGATGCCTCTCTATAA